One Pseudocalidococcus azoricus BACA0444 genomic region harbors:
- a CDS encoding Rpn family recombination-promoting nuclease/putative transposase: MRRDSIFYQLFQQFPTCLFELLPTAPPQAPDYRFESITVKETAFQIDGVFLPPENTTLGIVYFCEVQFQKDEQFYERFFSEIFIYLYRFRHTLANWQAVVIYPNHQTEQSNCTLYESLLNSPQIHRIYLDELAQDETTSLPVQLIQLTVIQPPMAKELAQSIVRRARVEPLPTQQAIQHIPR; the protein is encoded by the coding sequence ATGAGACGCGATTCCATCTTCTATCAACTCTTCCAACAATTTCCCACTTGCCTCTTTGAATTGCTGCCCACGGCTCCCCCCCAGGCCCCGGATTATCGCTTTGAATCCATCACGGTCAAAGAAACAGCTTTTCAAATAGATGGGGTCTTTTTACCACCAGAAAACACAACATTAGGCATTGTATATTTTTGTGAAGTGCAGTTTCAAAAGGATGAGCAATTTTACGAGCGATTTTTTAGCGAAATTTTCATTTATCTTTACCGTTTCCGTCATACCTTAGCTAATTGGCAAGCAGTTGTCATCTATCCCAATCATCAAACAGAACAATCAAACTGCACTCTCTACGAATCTCTTCTCAATAGTCCTCAAATCCATCGCATTTATTTAGATGAACTTGCACAGGATGAAACCACTTCTCTCCCCGTACAACTGATCCAACTCACAGTGATTCAGCCCCCAATGGCAAAGGAACTCGCTCAAAGCATTGTCAGGCGAGCCAGAGTAGAGCCACTACCAACACAACAAGCCATACAGCATATTCCTCGCTAA
- the gatA gene encoding Asp-tRNA(Asn)/Glu-tRNA(Gln) amidotransferase subunit GatA has product MSVIWELHRQLIQKERSATEITQDYLNRISELEPKIHSYLTITADQALAQAKAIDAKIAAGEEISLLAGIPLGIKDNLCTQGVRTTCASKILANFIPPYESTVTQKLNQAGAIMLGKTNLDEFAMGSSTENSAFQVTANPWDLACVPGGSSGGSAAAVAAQECVAALGSDTGGSIRQPAAFCGIVGLKPTYGRVSRFGLVAYASSLDQIGPLTPTVTDAAILLTAIAGYDSQDATSLQVEVPDYSQFVDQGKKKKPLKGKRIGLIRETLGAGLQPEVSAAMAAAVKVLEGLGATVQEISCPRFAYGLPTYYIIAPSEASANLARYDGVNFGYRADADSLLEMYTKTRAEGFGSEVKRRIMIGTYALSAGYYDAYYLKAQKVRTLIKEDFANAFAEVDVLISPTAPTTAFQAGEKTADPLSMYLSDLMTIPVNLAGLPGLSLPCGFDQNGRPIGLQIIGNVLREDQIFQVASAYEQATDWHKQQPTL; this is encoded by the coding sequence ATGTCAGTGATTTGGGAGCTACATCGTCAACTGATCCAAAAAGAGCGCTCCGCCACTGAAATTACCCAAGATTACCTCAACCGGATCAGCGAGCTTGAACCGAAAATCCACAGTTACTTAACGATTACAGCAGACCAGGCCCTAGCCCAAGCTAAAGCGATAGATGCCAAAATTGCCGCGGGAGAAGAAATTAGTCTTTTGGCCGGTATCCCTTTAGGCATTAAAGATAATCTCTGTACCCAAGGGGTCAGAACAACCTGTGCTTCTAAGATTCTGGCTAATTTTATCCCTCCCTACGAATCAACTGTGACCCAGAAATTAAACCAGGCCGGGGCAATTATGCTCGGAAAAACTAACCTGGACGAGTTTGCCATGGGCAGTTCTACGGAAAATTCAGCCTTTCAAGTCACAGCAAATCCCTGGGATCTGGCCTGTGTGCCAGGAGGATCATCGGGGGGATCCGCGGCGGCGGTCGCTGCTCAGGAATGTGTGGCGGCCTTGGGTTCCGATACCGGGGGATCCATTCGTCAGCCCGCTGCTTTTTGCGGAATTGTTGGTCTCAAACCTACCTATGGCCGGGTGTCTCGCTTTGGATTAGTGGCCTACGCCTCCTCCTTGGATCAAATTGGCCCCTTGACTCCAACGGTGACAGATGCGGCTATTCTATTGACTGCGATTGCCGGTTATGATTCCCAGGATGCCACCAGTTTGCAGGTTGAAGTGCCTGACTATAGTCAGTTTGTGGATCAGGGTAAAAAAAAGAAACCCTTAAAAGGTAAACGGATTGGTCTGATTCGGGAAACCTTGGGGGCCGGATTGCAGCCGGAAGTTTCAGCAGCAATGGCCGCAGCAGTCAAAGTCTTAGAAGGATTGGGGGCCACAGTTCAAGAAATTTCCTGTCCCAGATTTGCCTATGGCTTACCCACCTATTACATCATTGCCCCTTCCGAAGCCTCAGCTAATTTAGCCCGCTATGATGGGGTGAACTTTGGCTACCGGGCCGATGCAGACAGTTTATTGGAGATGTACACCAAGACGCGGGCGGAAGGTTTTGGCAGTGAAGTTAAACGGCGGATTATGATTGGCACCTATGCCCTCTCGGCTGGCTACTATGATGCTTATTACTTAAAGGCTCAAAAAGTCCGCACCCTAATCAAAGAAGATTTTGCCAATGCCTTTGCTGAGGTTGATGTGCTCATTTCACCGACTGCGCCAACCACTGCCTTCCAGGCCGGGGAAAAAACTGCCGATCCCCTGAGTATGTATTTGTCTGACTTAATGACTATTCCTGTTAACTTGGCCGGATTGCCAGGATTAAGCTTACCCTGTGGGTTTGATCAAAACGGTCGTCCCATTGGTTTGCAGATTATTGGCAATGTTTTACGGGAAGATCAGATTTTCCAAGTCGCTTCTGCCTATGAGCAAGCCACGGATTGGCACAAACAACAGCCCACTCTTTAA
- the feoB gene encoding ferrous iron transport protein B: protein MSTCHSGAVAVPTHQATKRIALLGMPNTGKSTLFNRMTGARAFVGNWPGMTVDLLQAVIPLGEEMVEFVDLPGIYDLNGFSEDEAVVQRFLAEFPLNLILIILNAAQIDRQVRLALQVKALGLPAIVLLNLSDEAKRFGIEIHGPTLAQNLGMSVCLLSAKYGQGYAQALAEITCTLREQETAYQVANLQDCLTNNGSLNQDITTVLAEAVVFPSQLRRTVTASLDRLFLHPIWGIPLFFTVMFGLFMVIWQVGLPSQDVMGNITDWLNQTLLQPLISPLPHVIQDLITNGLWNGLATVASFLPLVVIFFFVMAAIEDSGYLSRAAYLMDAFMGRLGLDGRGFVMQMLGFGCNVPALMGTRVMRSQALRWLTMLIIPFSLCSARLQVFVFILAAVLPGMKGAVALFGLYVLSFVAAFLAAAIFSQSQQLKNHEPFILELPPYRLPTLKHVLLRGWGEVREFLYRASGFITLGCLGVWTITNLPPGATGLDTIGGQIGKLLVPIMAPVGIDPQLTLALIFGFVAKEIVVGSLAVIYAMNASAVSQAIAASVTVPQALSFCIFCLLYTPCLTTVAVLKSESKSWGLTLFSLVFSLGYAWLMSFIFYQVSLGLHWA from the coding sequence ATGAGTACCTGTCACTCTGGCGCAGTTGCGGTTCCCACCCACCAGGCCACGAAACGCATCGCCCTCCTAGGAATGCCCAACACAGGCAAGTCAACTCTGTTTAACCGGATGACCGGGGCCAGGGCCTTTGTCGGGAATTGGCCAGGGATGACCGTTGATCTGCTCCAAGCCGTGATTCCCTTAGGGGAGGAAATGGTCGAGTTTGTCGATCTCCCCGGTATCTATGATCTGAATGGCTTCAGTGAGGATGAGGCCGTAGTTCAGCGATTTCTAGCAGAATTTCCGCTTAATTTGATTCTGATTATCCTGAATGCGGCCCAAATTGATCGGCAGGTACGGCTGGCTCTCCAAGTTAAGGCTCTCGGTTTACCGGCCATTGTCCTGTTAAATTTATCCGATGAAGCCAAACGATTTGGGATTGAGATTCATGGGCCCACCTTGGCTCAAAATCTGGGGATGTCCGTTTGTCTCCTGAGTGCCAAATATGGTCAAGGATACGCCCAGGCCCTGGCTGAAATAACCTGCACCCTCAGAGAACAAGAAACCGCCTATCAAGTGGCCAACCTCCAGGACTGTTTGACGAACAATGGCAGCCTCAACCAGGACATAACGACAGTTTTAGCCGAGGCCGTCGTTTTCCCTAGCCAACTCAGGCGCACAGTTACCGCCAGCCTAGATCGATTATTCCTGCATCCAATTTGGGGTATTCCCCTCTTTTTTACGGTCATGTTTGGCTTGTTTATGGTCATTTGGCAAGTGGGACTCCCCTCCCAAGATGTGATGGGCAACATTACCGACTGGCTGAATCAAACTCTCCTGCAACCCCTGATCAGTCCCCTGCCTCACGTTATCCAAGATTTGATCACCAATGGCCTCTGGAATGGCCTGGCCACCGTGGCTTCATTTTTGCCCTTGGTCGTGATTTTCTTTTTTGTCATGGCGGCCATTGAGGATAGTGGCTATTTATCCCGGGCTGCCTACCTGATGGATGCCTTTATGGGCCGGTTGGGCCTGGATGGACGGGGCTTTGTGATGCAGATGTTGGGGTTTGGCTGTAATGTGCCGGCCTTGATGGGCACCAGGGTGATGCGCTCCCAGGCCCTGCGGTGGTTGACGATGTTAATTATTCCCTTTTCCCTCTGCTCGGCCCGGCTCCAGGTGTTTGTGTTTATCTTGGCGGCTGTGTTACCAGGAATGAAGGGAGCCGTTGCCCTGTTTGGCTTGTATGTTCTGAGTTTTGTCGCGGCATTTTTGGCAGCTGCAATTTTTAGCCAGTCCCAGCAATTAAAAAACCACGAACCCTTTATTTTGGAACTGCCCCCCTACAGATTGCCCACCTTGAAGCACGTCCTCTTGCGGGGCTGGGGTGAAGTTCGAGAATTTCTCTATCGGGCCTCGGGGTTTATTACCCTTGGGTGTTTGGGCGTGTGGACGATTACCAACTTACCGCCAGGGGCAACGGGCCTGGATACGATTGGGGGGCAAATTGGCAAATTACTGGTTCCGATCATGGCTCCGGTGGGGATTGATCCGCAGCTAACGTTGGCACTAATTTTTGGGTTTGTAGCCAAGGAAATTGTCGTAGGTTCCCTGGCGGTGATTTATGCCATGAATGCCAGTGCTGTCAGCCAGGCCATTGCCGCCTCTGTAACGGTTCCCCAGGCCCTCAGTTTTTGCATTTTCTGTTTACTCTATACCCCCTGTTTAACGACCGTGGCTGTTCTCAAAAGTGAATCCAAATCCTGGGGCCTGACCCTGTTTTCCCTCGTCTTTTCCCTAGGCTATGCTTGGCTGATGAGTTTCATTTTCTATCAAGTTAGTCTGGGGCTCCATTGGGCTTAG
- a CDS encoding FeoA family protein gives MPLSELPIGEIATISHTEATVFGPGFTDRLAALGIMHGRKVEVLRKAALGGPLHIRVGLTTEVAIRRHEAALIILNAPSVPR, from the coding sequence ATGCCACTGTCGGAATTACCTATCGGGGAAATTGCCACCATCAGCCATACCGAAGCCACTGTGTTTGGGCCCGGTTTTACGGATCGTTTAGCCGCCTTGGGGATCATGCACGGGCGCAAAGTGGAAGTTTTACGCAAAGCCGCCCTAGGTGGCCCCCTCCATATTCGAGTCGGTTTAACCACAGAAGTCGCGATTCGCCGTCATGAAGCCGCCTTGATTATCTTGAATGCTCCCTCGGTTCCCCGATGA
- a CDS encoding FHA domain-containing serine/threonine-protein kinase: protein MVTLSLLDPWKRTPVKRWRFPAKPTIRIGRAADNDIILNDILIARYHAEVACYTDPENLGRWYVKNVGPTGTFLDGKLVSDGPLGNGSLLQLGPTGPILQFEVLSRRNAPSTLATCQHVGNMPGNLFCIHCGQPLNIQRTIRNYQVLRLLGHGGMGTTYLVCQETDYRPNQLPQVWVLKELRSDVEAEDKVQELFEREARILQGLCHAGIPKFHDYFIEDGKKYLVMELIHGLDLDRWVIRNGPVEPTQAIQWMLQTCGVLDYLHNQDPQVIHRDLKPSNLLVRSSDNQVVLIDFGAVKEAGHSPGTRIAVEGYSAPEQMLGHPVVQSDLYAVGATLAFLLLGDSPIRFYRHEMGVYRLNILDRPSVPENLKLVIQRATEPQVSNRYQSAIELARALKGCQENA from the coding sequence GTGGTTACACTGAGTTTGCTTGATCCCTGGAAGCGCACCCCTGTCAAACGTTGGCGATTTCCGGCTAAACCAACTATCCGCATCGGCCGAGCGGCTGATAATGACATTATTTTGAATGATATTTTGATTGCCCGTTACCATGCGGAGGTGGCTTGCTATACGGATCCAGAAAACTTGGGGCGGTGGTACGTCAAAAATGTCGGCCCCACTGGGACATTTCTAGACGGCAAATTAGTCAGTGATGGCCCCCTGGGCAATGGTAGCCTCCTCCAACTTGGCCCAACGGGCCCGATCCTGCAATTTGAAGTCCTCAGTCGCCGCAATGCTCCTTCTACCTTGGCCACCTGTCAGCACGTTGGGAATATGCCAGGAAATCTTTTTTGTATCCACTGCGGGCAGCCCCTGAATATCCAGCGGACGATCCGCAATTATCAGGTTCTTCGCCTCTTGGGCCATGGGGGAATGGGAACCACTTATCTGGTCTGCCAAGAAACGGACTATCGCCCCAATCAACTGCCGCAGGTTTGGGTTCTCAAAGAATTGCGCTCGGATGTTGAGGCAGAAGACAAAGTTCAGGAGCTTTTTGAACGGGAAGCTCGGATCCTCCAGGGACTTTGTCATGCCGGAATTCCTAAGTTTCATGATTATTTCATTGAGGATGGCAAAAAATATTTAGTCATGGAACTGATTCATGGCCTGGATTTAGACCGTTGGGTGATTCGCAATGGCCCCGTAGAACCCACCCAGGCCATTCAATGGATGTTACAAACCTGTGGCGTTCTCGATTATCTCCACAACCAAGATCCGCAGGTGATTCACCGGGATCTCAAACCCAGTAATTTACTCGTGCGCTCCAGTGATAACCAAGTGGTGTTGATTGACTTTGGGGCGGTTAAGGAAGCTGGCCATTCCCCAGGGACACGAATTGCGGTGGAGGGGTATTCGGCTCCCGAACAAATGCTGGGGCATCCAGTTGTTCAGTCGGATCTATATGCGGTTGGGGCAACCCTGGCCTTTTTACTGCTGGGGGACAGCCCGATTCGGTTTTATCGCCATGAGATGGGAGTTTATCGCCTGAATATCTTAGATCGACCCTCAGTGCCCGAAAATCTAAAGCTCGTGATCCAACGGGCCACCGAACCCCAAGTGAGTAACCGCTATCAAAGTGCGATTGAATTGGCGCGGGCCTTGAAAGGTTGCCAGGAGAACGCTTAA
- a CDS encoding serine/threonine phosphatase, translating to MLVCPHCHQFNAETNKFCLYCGTPLVPPTPVENELSSATSESAAKSSSQQLGAKGTAELAWSELEEMTWTPDLLTAANSRPGDPPPSPANLQPNSTEADFPQTETPVSLPVTEAYPGDDELTLIPDAIDIQEISRDLLTNFGSRSEPICAVVVYPCDSDSPWLTCERMPDLPPLLEQDTERQEGAIFLDEENRYRCLTSFSLDTTSGRVEDTQSSRPTGVLEFSQTFIQQADRFDLTQPQEMLTQLQAQANAPTPVVISYLSLRLLFSEFVPRLQDAWVGYGPGQQGIHEPRQFLVLQDRSQCPSLWQAWQDPELDNGQLLAWMEEMIDLWPNLEAWGCAASLLDEDNLCIYGEGILAVRQLDFSPLPDPSPKCLIRLWQSLLSQAPPSRQQAFQPLFVMLQTQPQQTLADIQALIEQLWETLQSDLINLGNSQDFDLKNVVASLDAHWQQDLNSTPAQAITEDSPTAVLPKQLVQLDTIGLTDTGRQRHHNEDFFLIDHRQHYCGTSIGQKLQARGLYVLCDGMGGHAQGEVASSLAASTLFNFFQEHWLEGEPLPEDEVIRQAIFAANQAIFNHNEDQRTIGSGRMGTTLVFALVHNQAVCLAHVGDSRAYRFTRRLGLEQLSVDHEVGQRDIKRGVEPEIAYARPDAYQLTQALGPRGNDYLNPDILTLEVTDDTVFLLCSDGLTDNDCLESHIESHVAPLLSFDSSLSKGVRALINLGNEHNGHDNLTVIAIRMKLRSELDQIF from the coding sequence ATGCTTGTCTGCCCTCACTGCCACCAGTTTAATGCCGAGACAAACAAGTTCTGCTTATACTGTGGCACTCCCCTTGTTCCCCCCACCCCTGTCGAGAATGAATTAAGCTCAGCGACTTCCGAATCCGCGGCAAAATCAAGTTCTCAGCAACTCGGAGCCAAAGGTACTGCCGAACTGGCCTGGTCAGAACTCGAAGAAATGACTTGGACTCCAGATTTATTAACCGCTGCCAATTCCAGGCCTGGAGATCCGCCCCCCTCTCCCGCTAATCTGCAACCCAACTCGACTGAAGCGGACTTTCCCCAGACTGAAACCCCTGTCTCATTACCCGTTACTGAAGCCTATCCCGGTGATGATGAATTAACCCTCATTCCCGATGCCATTGACATCCAGGAGATCAGCCGAGACCTGCTCACGAATTTTGGCAGCCGGTCTGAGCCAATTTGTGCCGTAGTCGTCTATCCCTGTGATTCTGACTCTCCCTGGTTGACCTGTGAGAGGATGCCTGATCTGCCACCGCTGCTAGAACAAGATACCGAACGCCAAGAAGGGGCCATCTTTTTAGACGAGGAGAACCGCTACCGTTGCCTCACGTCTTTTAGCCTGGATACAACATCTGGCCGTGTGGAAGATACTCAATCCAGCCGCCCAACTGGAGTTTTGGAGTTCAGTCAAACCTTTATTCAACAGGCTGATCGGTTTGATTTAACTCAGCCGCAGGAGATGTTGACTCAACTCCAGGCCCAGGCCAATGCCCCGACTCCAGTGGTAATTAGCTATCTGAGTTTACGTTTACTATTCTCTGAGTTTGTCCCCCGCCTCCAGGATGCTTGGGTTGGTTATGGCCCAGGCCAGCAGGGGATCCATGAGCCGCGTCAATTCTTGGTTTTGCAGGATCGGAGTCAATGTCCGAGTTTATGGCAGGCCTGGCAGGATCCAGAATTGGATAACGGGCAACTGCTGGCCTGGATGGAGGAAATGATTGACCTCTGGCCCAATCTGGAGGCCTGGGGCTGTGCGGCCAGTCTTTTGGATGAAGATAACCTTTGTATTTACGGTGAAGGGATTTTAGCCGTCCGACAGCTTGACTTTTCCCCCCTCCCTGATCCATCGCCAAAATGCTTGATTCGTCTTTGGCAGTCTTTATTATCCCAGGCCCCCCCTTCCCGCCAACAGGCCTTTCAGCCCCTTTTTGTCATGCTTCAAACCCAACCGCAACAAACCCTAGCTGACATCCAGGCCTTAATTGAACAACTGTGGGAAACGCTCCAATCCGACCTCATCAACCTCGGCAATAGCCAAGACTTTGACTTGAAAAACGTTGTCGCCAGCCTAGATGCCCATTGGCAACAGGATCTCAACTCTACCCCAGCCCAAGCTATTACAGAGGATTCTCCAACTGCGGTCTTACCCAAGCAATTAGTCCAGTTAGATACGATTGGTTTGACGGATACTGGGCGGCAACGACACCACAATGAAGACTTTTTCCTGATTGATCATCGGCAACACTATTGCGGGACATCGATTGGGCAAAAACTCCAGGCCCGCGGGCTTTATGTTCTCTGTGATGGGATGGGTGGCCATGCCCAAGGGGAAGTCGCCAGTTCCTTAGCCGCCAGCACACTATTTAATTTTTTCCAAGAGCATTGGCTAGAGGGTGAGCCACTCCCAGAAGATGAGGTGATTCGCCAGGCCATCTTTGCTGCTAACCAGGCTATTTTCAATCACAACGAGGATCAGCGCACCATTGGCAGTGGACGGATGGGCACCACCCTTGTTTTCGCTTTGGTTCATAATCAGGCGGTTTGTTTGGCCCATGTGGGGGATAGTCGGGCCTATCGGTTTACCCGGCGGCTTGGCCTGGAACAGCTATCGGTCGATCATGAAGTGGGTCAGCGGGACATCAAGCGCGGTGTAGAGCCGGAAATTGCCTATGCCCGTCCCGATGCCTACCAACTCACCCAGGCCTTGGGCCCCCGTGGCAATGACTATCTCAACCCCGACATTTTGACCCTAGAGGTGACGGATGATACGGTGTTTCTCCTCTGCTCCGATGGCTTAACCGACAACGACTGTCTTGAGTCCCACATTGAAAGCCATGTTGCTCCGCTCTTGAGTTTTGACAGCAGCTTAAGCAAAGGGGTTCGGGCGTTAATCAATTTAGGGAATGAGCACAATGGTCACGATAACTTAACAGTGATTGCGATTCGGATGAAGTTGCGCTCAGAATTAGATCAGATTTTTTAA
- a CDS encoding PP2C family protein-serine/threonine phosphatase gives MSQPQSQGASGPLSLATLYCPACNRENLEAFGHCHACQTPLPKRYLRVIWPDDRTPLEPGSYLAGRFLVRGPDLVFDTQPGDPPPYTDTHLALIEPYLKLFSWRLYIPQVFGLLTQPEPVLLLELGPWGKVDITADLPILQLPHTLTGLTSAVPLRQAWTKAGLFRQLNWLWQMGQLWPALTQAGVSATLFEPEYLRVEGAILRLVQLTLNPSSETAPELGQLLQAWSEWCPFQAVATQARWTTLRENLPQEADLAATYFQTQIQAWITEVAEDYTFTFDLATQTDKGPRRKRNEDNCYPPSETFLVAESEVLTLVCDGVGGHAGGDVASGLGIQAFTAALPELRHTLISGGDIQTTLEAVIHRANDLIAVQNDAEERQDRQRMGTTLVAALAQQAQLYLAHVGDSRAYWVTRYGCYQVTLDDDVASREVRLGVSPYRVALNHPYAGSLIQALGVAPSAHLRPTISPLIVDEDSLLLLCSDGLSDLDRVEQYWPTLLLPLLTDADSPTDLRPACQALVELANSRNGHDNVTVALIRFRVQPPEHTPPEPNYVQIFYPSPEELGSDVLLLEENFEPEQILPDSLPPAPENLRLSWLRVAVMVLVITILAVGGWAWYQGYWLFSPHQSEPSSPPTTNSGY, from the coding sequence GTGAGTCAGCCGCAAAGCCAAGGAGCCTCTGGGCCGTTATCCCTGGCCACACTGTATTGCCCGGCCTGTAATCGGGAAAATCTGGAGGCCTTTGGCCATTGCCATGCCTGTCAGACTCCCCTGCCAAAGCGATATTTACGGGTAATTTGGCCAGACGATCGTACGCCTCTGGAACCAGGCAGTTATTTGGCGGGGCGATTTCTAGTCCGCGGGCCGGATTTAGTCTTCGATACCCAACCTGGAGATCCGCCCCCCTATACGGATACTCACCTGGCTCTGATCGAACCCTATCTGAAACTGTTTAGTTGGCGACTATATATCCCCCAAGTATTTGGGCTATTAACGCAACCAGAACCGGTGTTACTCCTGGAACTCGGCCCCTGGGGAAAAGTGGATATTACTGCTGACTTGCCGATTTTACAACTGCCCCACACCCTGACCGGACTCACCAGTGCTGTGCCCCTCCGCCAGGCCTGGACAAAAGCAGGATTATTCCGGCAGTTAAATTGGCTCTGGCAGATGGGGCAATTGTGGCCAGCCTTAACCCAGGCCGGAGTCAGTGCTACTTTATTTGAGCCGGAGTATTTACGGGTTGAAGGGGCCATTCTGCGACTTGTCCAGTTAACGTTAAATCCAAGTTCAGAAACAGCCCCAGAACTCGGGCAACTCCTCCAGGCCTGGTCAGAGTGGTGTCCCTTTCAGGCGGTGGCGACCCAAGCAAGATGGACAACTCTGCGGGAAAATTTACCCCAAGAGGCTGACCTCGCCGCGACCTATTTCCAAACGCAGATCCAGGCCTGGATCACAGAAGTGGCTGAGGATTATACCTTTACCTTTGATTTAGCCACCCAAACGGACAAAGGCCCCCGCCGCAAGCGCAATGAAGATAATTGTTACCCGCCATCGGAAACATTTTTGGTGGCTGAGTCGGAAGTTCTCACTCTGGTTTGTGATGGTGTCGGCGGCCATGCGGGGGGTGATGTGGCTTCGGGCCTGGGAATTCAAGCGTTCACCGCAGCCCTCCCAGAGTTGAGGCATACCCTCATCAGCGGTGGCGATATCCAGACTACCCTAGAGGCTGTGATTCACCGTGCCAATGATTTAATTGCCGTCCAAAATGATGCTGAAGAACGCCAAGACCGGCAACGGATGGGAACAACCCTTGTAGCGGCCCTGGCCCAGCAAGCGCAACTGTATTTAGCCCATGTTGGGGATAGTCGGGCCTATTGGGTCACTCGCTATGGTTGCTATCAAGTCACATTGGACGACGATGTTGCCTCTCGCGAAGTGCGCTTAGGTGTAAGTCCCTATCGAGTCGCCCTAAATCATCCCTATGCAGGCTCTTTGATCCAGGCCTTGGGGGTCGCTCCCTCCGCCCACTTACGGCCGACCATTAGCCCCTTGATTGTGGATGAAGATAGCCTATTGTTGCTTTGCTCCGATGGTCTGAGCGATTTAGACCGGGTTGAGCAGTATTGGCCAACGTTGTTATTGCCCCTTTTAACAGATGCCGACAGCCCAACCGATTTACGCCCGGCCTGTCAAGCTTTAGTCGAGTTAGCCAATAGCCGCAATGGTCACGATAATGTCACCGTTGCCCTGATCCGTTTCCGAGTCCAACCCCCTGAGCACACCCCACCAGAACCCAACTATGTGCAGATTTTCTATCCCTCACCAGAAGAGTTAGGCAGTGATGTCCTGCTGTTAGAGGAGAACTTTGAACCAGAACAAATTCTCCCAGATTCCCTGCCTCCTGCCCCAGAAAACCTCCGCCTATCTTGGTTGAGGGTGGCCGTGATGGTATTGGTGATTACAATCCTGGCGGTGGGAGGCTGGGCCTGGTACCAAGGCTACTGGCTATTTTCTCCTCATCAGTCTGAACCCTCATCACCCCCGACCACCAATTCTGGCTATTAA
- a CDS encoding metallophosphoesterase family protein, producing the protein MPLKRRDFLAFGAGLTLGPLLAWMQKQGAVAANSPQVPLLRFVAVADTGTGAAGQYEVANAMLAWYKLNPFSLVTLAGDNIYNDGEMEKIGPNFEKPYQGLLQAGVKFYACLGNHDIRTHNGEGQIRYPGFNMGGRYYTFTQGPVQFFALDTNRGNHWDAQLAWLKEQLSKSRAAWKVVFGHHPIYSSGIYGTNPAMVEQFAPLFEKYRVQLYINGHEHDYERSHPIKGTTYLTVGAGAGIRPVDRSGWTAYSASRLSFASLDVMANQLIIHTVGTDGQVFDQGVIERVS; encoded by the coding sequence ATGCCCTTAAAACGTCGCGATTTTTTAGCCTTTGGAGCCGGATTAACCTTGGGGCCACTCTTGGCCTGGATGCAAAAACAAGGAGCTGTAGCCGCCAATAGTCCTCAAGTTCCCCTGTTGCGGTTTGTCGCTGTGGCTGATACGGGGACGGGAGCCGCGGGTCAATATGAAGTCGCCAATGCCATGCTGGCCTGGTACAAGCTCAACCCCTTTTCTTTGGTGACACTGGCCGGGGATAACATCTACAACGATGGCGAAATGGAAAAAATTGGGCCGAACTTTGAAAAGCCCTATCAAGGCCTGTTGCAAGCTGGAGTGAAATTCTACGCCTGTTTAGGCAATCATGACATTCGCACCCACAACGGGGAGGGACAAATTCGCTATCCCGGATTTAATATGGGCGGGCGTTACTATACCTTTACCCAAGGCCCCGTCCAGTTTTTTGCCTTAGATACCAATCGTGGAAATCACTGGGATGCCCAATTGGCCTGGCTAAAAGAGCAACTCAGCAAGAGCAGGGCGGCCTGGAAAGTGGTCTTCGGTCATCATCCCATCTACTCCTCAGGCATTTATGGCACCAATCCAGCTATGGTTGAGCAATTCGCACCTCTTTTTGAAAAATATCGAGTCCAGCTTTATATCAACGGCCATGAGCATGACTATGAACGGAGCCACCCGATTAAAGGCACAACCTATCTAACCGTGGGGGCCGGAGCCGGAATTCGCCCTGTTGATCGATCTGGGTGGACTGCTTATAGTGCCAGCCGCCTCAGTTTTGCCAGCCTGGATGTGATGGCCAATCAACTCATCATTCATACCGTTGGCACAGACGGGCAAGTGTTTGATCAAGGTGTGATTGAGCGGGTCAGTTAG